In one Nicotiana tomentosiformis chromosome 6, ASM39032v3, whole genome shotgun sequence genomic region, the following are encoded:
- the LOC138894484 gene encoding uncharacterized protein: MEMTRATGQDVQPPVPPARAARGRGCSRGHGRGGGAACTAAGAAPVDPPVALAQEQVSYVVEPVGPAQALAGPIMIPGLQKALAQILTMCTNLARAVSVQTAPTTFQVGGGTQTPVARIPEQVWKLQPPSFNGAESEDAQDILDRCQRILRTAGILETIGVSFTIFQFTRAAFRWWEAYERSMPVGATPLSWNEFSVIFLEKFVPPTRREELCRQFEQLRQDGLSVAQYKMRFLELSHHTVWLVPTERERIRRFIGGLTHHLRFAMTRGSVSAARFDEVVDIARRLEVVHSQECGERESKRPRGSGGFIGVSSGGSVLPQQGSSL, translated from the exons atggagatgacacgtgctaccggacaggacgtccagccaccagtaccaccagctagggccgcgagaggccgaggttgcAGTAGGGGCCATGGTAGGGGCGGAGGTGCAGCTTGTACAGCAgctggagcagcacctgtagatccaccagttgctctagctcaggagcaggtttcatatgtggttgagccagtggggccagctcaggcactagctgggcccattatgattccaggccttcagaaggctttggctcagattttgACTATGTGCACTAACCTTGCTCGGGCAGTTTCTGTTCAGACCGCGCCAACCACTTttcaggtcgggggaggtactcaaaCTCCCGTCGCTCGTATTCCCGAGCAG GTTTGGAaactccagcctccatcattcaaTGGGGCTGAGTCTGAGGATGCCCAAGATatcttggataggtgtcagcgGATTCTTCGTACTgcaggtattttggagactattggggtctcgttcactatttttcagtttactagggctgccttcagatggtgggaggcctatgagaggagcATGCCAGTCGGTGCTACACCACTTTCATGGAATGAGTTCTCTGTgatcttcttggagaagtttgtgccaccaaCCCGTAGGGAGGAGCTGTGTAGGCAGTTCGAGCAGTTACGTCAAGATGGCCTTTCTGTGGCTCAGTataagatgagatttttagagttgtctcatcacacagtttggttggttcccactgagagggaaaggattaggaggttcattggtGGCCTCACCCATCACTTACGTTTTGCTATGACTCGGGGGAGTGTATCTGCTGCTCggttcgatgaggtggttgatattgcacGACGACTAGAGGTGGTCCATAGTCAGGAGTGTGGGGAGAGGGAATCCAAAAGGCCTCGTGGATCGGGTGGTTTCATCGGTGTTTCTTCTGGGGGTTCAGTtctaccacagcaggggtcgtccttataa